The Poriferisphaera corsica DNA segment CCACAGATACCATCGGAAAGCTCAACACTTTATCCGCAATCTCACTCCCTCGCCAACCGTATTCATTCAATCAGATTTCGCCAAATGCCATCAGAGACGCAGCCATATTTATAAAGGACATCCCGATCACCAGGATTGCCATCTTTGCCATCCAAGGTTCGTGTTTTAGCTTTTCACCAGCCAAATGCTCGTTTCGTGTTATCAGAAATCTACCACAAGGCGCAAATATCAATTCAGCCAAAATGACTGCATACAGTATCCCCAACATCGCTGTCGCCATTCCCATACCAATCGTACTCGGATCTCTTAAATCACGTAGTATCGCAATCAGTCCTGTGATGAAACTAAAAATCCCAGCTATCCACGCGATGTTTCTTCCGCGATCCATCACCCGGACACTCGCTACAAACTCAGCATTATTCGAAAATCGTTTCCCAATCAGTACCGCTTTTATGCCCCGAATGACGACCCCTAAGCCGCAAGTCATCCATAGCCCCCCAACCGTCAAGCCACCAACAATGATCATCTCCGGAATGTAGATCCACGCGCCAATATCTCCAGCCGCCGACATCCCCCAAACCATAACGGCAAGCATCAGCAATCCGCCCATGTAAAAACTGGAGAGCTTCATGCCTTCCTCATTTGTTTGGCGTGAAGAATCAATCGTTTCTGTATGGTGATCTTGCATGGTGGGCCTCGACAAAGATCTCAAAGAATTCTAAAAAACAATATCAATCATTATCGGCTATCAGCACGTCTATTCTCGATCATCTGATGCCAAATCCAGAACCCGCTACTCATTGCGACCAAACCAAAAATAACTAGCTGCCAAATACAAGCACCATGTCGCAGCAGATCACCCGCATCACCAATATGATTTATCCATCCCAGCCCGATGTATGCACTATTGGCCAGCAAGCAAAAGCCCGCCCACCCCAACGTCCAGCGTTGCGGCCAGATCATAATTCCCACGCGTTTCCATACAATCGTGGAGCCTATCGCCATAACTAACGGCACGGCGCATCCAGCACTTGCACCCATCCACGCCACAAACAGCGGTTGCGGATTGATCCCAATAGTCGTTCTTGAAAAACCAACGGCGGGGACAATAATATCAATCTCGCTTCCACCGCTAAGCCATGCTCCCCATGCATGACCTAACTCATGGATAGCCATCATCCCACACCACCAACTCAATAGACATGCAATAGCCCCAATCCCCGCTCGCCAGCATATCCGATATCTTTTCAATAAAAACAAACACGTCATCTTGCAATATGACGTAGCCACCATCAACTCATTCCATCGAAACTTACATCATTGCAACAGCAATTAAAAACACAATGATACTCGTTGCCCAAAATACTGGATTGGTTAAAACAGCATTTAATAATTTGTGACGCGTAGGTTCTTTGTGATGTACTCTCTTTTTCTTCGCATGATGCTTCGACATGTTAATCCCCTTTAGATATTGGGATTGATAACCTAGCTAATCATTCAAAGTGAAATGCAAAACCATACAAGCCAAGCAAGCAATCTGCTCGCATCACTATTTTAAGCGCTAACATCCAATCATCAAAGAAAAAAACAATCACCTATCATGTATTGCAAGTCCAATCCCCAACAAACATAGCACGCTTCCAGAGACGTATCGTATGCTCCCCGCAATCTTATCATTCTTTTTTAGTTGCTCGCCAAGTTTCGCAGCAAAGACGCCAATGACTCCAAAAACCAAGATCGTCATCACCATAAAAACGGCACCGAGTTCTAGTAGCTGAGTCCATGCCCTGCTATCTTGATTAATGAATTGGGGTAGGAAAGATAGATAAAAAATTGCCACCTTCGGATTCAATATATTCGCAATCACGCTTTGCTTATAAATTTGTTTGATCTGCTTGCCTTCGAGTTTGCCCGAAATATCGAAATGAGATTTATCAAAAAGAGCACGCAACCCCAGATAAATCAGATAACCTGCGCCCACCAATTTAATCACCATAAAAGCAACTGCGCTCGCTTGAAGTATCGCACTGATCCCCACAATTGCAAAAGCAGTGTGTGCCAAGCTTCCAGTTGCAAAGCCAAACGCTGCAGCCAATGCCGCCTTCGTCCCTTGAGCCATGCCGCGAGTTAGTACATAGATCACGTCAGGACCGGGTGTGACTGCCAAGACTGCTGTTACCCCAATAAACAAAACTAATTTTTCCCATGTGACCATAATATTTACGCCTTGACTTGATGTTCATTCAGACTAATTTTTCGTCTGTGCTTTGGTTGTTTTGTATAGCAGCGTTCCCAATAACATTGCGAGTAAAGCAAGGACTGTTGCTTGTAAAATACTCAGTAGAATGTTGTCTGCGATACCGGTTGAATATACTGCATGGTGCGAGTCGAATTGACTGTTGTACTCAATGACCCCGAAAAAGCCTATATATAAGGTGTAAATCGAGCCTAATCCTGTGATCAGCACAGATGGTCCAAAAATCAGCCACATGCCAATGAGTACGATCGAGCTTCCTTTTTCTGATGTTCTTTCAGTTGCAGATCTGTACGCGTAGCCTTCACTGAAAATCTGCCCAAACGGATCGCTGCTTGCAATACCAGTTAAAGGTTTGCCACATTGCTCGCAAAAATGATTTTCCTTCGGGTTCTGTGTGAAGCAGCCGGGACAAGCAAGCTCTGCATTCTCACCCATTTCCTCAACATACACATCCGCATTCGGATCGTCTGATTCCCAATATTCTCGGTCGTTGTTATTCGTTTCTTCACTCATTTTAACCTTTGGAAATTAGCAAGCCCTAAACCATACCCATCGCGGCAATGCCCGCATGATCCATGCCATTAGCCGCCATCGTTTCGTGACCACCACGTAAAACTTCCCCTTAATAATCCCCGCATAAGCCTGATCAACAGCCTTCTCCACTGGCTGCACCCAGAACATACGATCATTATCCTTTACCAGTTCCGTATCAACAAATCCTGGCAAAACTGCTGTGACATTCACGTCTAACCGGTGCTTCATGAAGTACTGTTTGGCTGCTTCCAGATAAAGCCTTTCATACCCCTTGCTAGCGCTATAAACTGGCGCATCTCCAATCCCCTTGATCCCTGCGATTGAGCTTAGCCCCACAAGTGACCCTTTCTTCTGCTTCTGAAACAACTCAATCGCAGCATCCGCAATCGCGGTGAAGCCAACCACATTCACTCCATTTGTCCATTCACTGATCTCCCAGTCAGCCATCGAATTGTTTTTCCCGACACCCGCCGAAATTACCACCATGTCAACGATACCGCCATCTTTAGCCATTTCATTCGTAAGGCTCTTGAAAATTTTTCTCGCTTCTTCCGTTTTGGTGACATCCATCTCTCTAATCAGCGCATTGTCTTCTCCGACCTCATCCCGTATTCGCTTCATCTCCACCGTACGCCGCCCCGTCATTCCCACGCGATACCCTTCCCGTACTAGCTTTCTAACAAAACCTTCGCCAATCCCTGAACTCGCGCCAATCACAATCGCATTTTTCATTCATTAACCTTCCAGCGGAAACAGCGGCTCAACTGTACAATAAAAATCTTTTAATTTAGTTAGTTCCTCATCATGAAGCGGCTCGCAATTCTTAGCCGCTTGCTCAACACCTATCCGCATTAGTTTCGCATCGCCCGGCGGTATCGCAGCCGCAATACCCGGTAAATTCAGCGTATATCGCAACAGTAAACCAATCGCCTCTTCACGATCCTCAGGCTCGTACCAGCATTTCGAATGCGTTCGTTCGCCAATCAACTTGGTTTTCGCCATGCTTTTTAGAGCTAAAATACCCATCCCCTTTTCATTGGCTGCCGCTAACATTCGCGGCCCAAACCCTGCTTCATACGACACGAAATTCAGCGGCACTAACATGCTGTCAAATAGCCCGCTGGCAATAAGTTTCAGGGCGATTTCTTCATTGTGTGCGCTAAAGCCAGCGTATCTGATCTTTCCAGCTTTCTTTGCATTCATTAGGGCTTCAATAGCTCCGCCCTTACCCATTGCGAGCTTATAATCTTCTTCTGTCGTCATCGCGTGGAGTTGGTATAAATCGAAATGATCCGTGCATAATTTATTGAGTGAATCGTCTAACTCACGATTAGCATTATCTGCTGTTCGCTCTAGTGTCTTGCATGCCAGTACGACTTCATTCCTGAAAGGCTTCAGGGCCGGCCCCATTAATTCTTGAGAGTTCATGTACTGTGGCGCGACATCAAAATATCGTATCCCCTGATCATATGCCCACCTTACTTCCTCATTCACTTCCTCTTGTGGGCGTTCGCATATCGTTACGCCGCCTAACCCTAAGATAGACACCTCGAGATCCGTACGGCCTAATCGCCTTCGTCTCATACATCACCTCACACTCAGTAATTTTTTTAGCATACGTTACGATTCGCATACTTGCTTACATTGTAATCATACCCCACGGCATCGGATATGAAGTCAGATACCTAACCCAATGGGGCAGGGCGGTTCGTTTCTCACCACTTAGCAGCCTCTAGTAAGTATGCGCACAAAAAAAGACCACGCCGTGGGGATTGGCGTGGTCTTGCGGTTGGGGTCTCGCTATAGAAGCGAGAAAGGTGGTTGGTCTAATTTATTATGCCGGTATTCTAACATCCGACGGTCTCAAATGCAAACCCCATTCGAGACTTTCCACAAAGGCTTGCTATTTACTTGTTCTCGCCTTCGACGATTTCCTTAGCAATGCTATCTGGAACTGGACGGTAATCCAATGGTTCCATTGAGTAGCTGGCACGGCCTTGTGACATGCCGCGGAGGCTGTTTGAATAACCAAACATTTCACTGAGTGGTGCTTCAGCCGTAACAATACGGGTGTTGCCTCGCTGCTCAGTGTCCGCAATGATCGCACGGCGGCGATTCAAGTCACCCGTCACATTACCCAAGAATTCGTCTGGAGTTGTGACAGAGACCTTCATAACAGGCTCAAGAAGCTGTAGACCAGCCTTGCGGGTCGCTTCCTTAAAGCCAATCGAGCCAGCCATTTCGAATGCGAGCTGTGAGGAGTCGACATCGTGGTACTTACCGTCGATGACTTCAACCTTACAACCGATCAGTGGGTAGCCAGCCAAGACGCCGCCCAGTGCAGTTGCACGAGCACCAACGCCGACGGATGGGATGTATTCGCGAGGAATTGAACCACCCGTGATGCTGTCCTGGTAAGCAATGCCGTCCTTGTATAGCAAGTCCTGCTCTTTGGCTTCTTCTTCAGTGATTGGGCTGACGATGATAGTTGCATCACCGAACTGGCCGCGACCACCGGACTGTTTCTTATGAATGCCGCGTGCCTGAGCCGTGCCGTTGATCGTTTCACGATAAGCAACGCGTGGCTGACCGACGTTGACGCCAATCTTCAGGTCACGAGTCAATTTAACATTGATGATCTCAAGGTGAAGCTCACCCATGCCAGCAATAATGGTTTCGCCGGTTTCATCGTCATAGTGGAACTGGAACGATGGGTCTTCGCGGCGGATCGTTGCCAATGCACTTGAGAGCTTCTCTTTGTCGCCAGCACTTGCCGGTTCAATAGACATGGAGATAACTGGGTCTGGGAATTCCATACGGTCAAGAACGATTGGATCGTTCGCATCGCACAGTGTTTCGCCGGTGTAGCTGGTCTTCAGACCGACAACAGCAACGATTTCGCCAGCCTTCGCATCTTCACGAGCAATACGCTCTTTCGAGTGCATTTCGAAGATACGTGAGACGATTTCCTTCTTGCCGTTGTTCGAGTTCAACACACGTGTACCCTTCTGAAGAACGCCCGAGTAAACGCGGACATAAGTCAGGTCGCCGTGTGCATCGTTAACAATCTTAAAGACCAATGCTGAGAAAGGTGCGTCTTCACTGTGTGGACGAGACAGTTTCTTCTCTGCGTCCTTAACATCAGTACCCTGAGTTTCAGGAACTTCCGTTGGATTTGGCAGGTATTCAATCACACCGTCGATCAGCTTCTGAACGCCGATGTTTTGGAGAGCTGAACCACAGAAAACTGGGTGAGCCTCCTGAGCCAAGGTGCCCTTACGAAGTGCTGCTTTGAGCTCATCAACACTGATTTCTTCTTCCATCAGGAATTTTTCAGTCAGTGCATCGTCAAGCTCAGCAATAGATTCCACCATCTTATGGTGCCATTCATTAGCCTTGTCTTTCAGCTCAGCAGGAATATCTTCCTCTGTCACTGTTGAGCCCATATCTTCTTTGGAGAAGTAATAAGCTCTCATTTCCATCAGGTCGATCACACCAACGTGATCGTTGGATGCGCCGATTGGGTATTGCACTGGAATGACTGGTGCGCCAAGACGCTCAATCAGTGTGCCGTACGAGAACTCAAAGTCCGCACCCATCTTGTCCATCTTATTGATGAAGCAGACGCGTGGGACGCCGTAACGGTCAGCCTGACGCCACACAGTCTCTGACTGTGCTTCAACGCCTTCCTTACCGTCAAATACAACCACTGCGCCATCAAGCACACGCATCGAACGTTCAACTTCCATCGTGAAGTCAACGTGGCCTGGCGTGTCGATCAGGTTCAGTGTGTAAGTGGTGTTGTTGAATTCCCACGGACAAGTCGTCGCAGCAGACTGAATGGTAATACCGCGCTGCTGTTCGTCTTCCAAGTGGTCCATGGTAGCCGTACCTTCGTGAACTTCACCGATCTTGTAGTTCTTACCGGTGTAGTACAGGATACGCTCGGACACAGTCGTTTTGCCTGCGTCGATGTGGGCACAGATACCGAAGTTACGGGTCATGTCTAGACGACCCAGCTTCCCTTTTGGAGCTGCTGTTGCGGTGCTCATACCTTCTAACCTTTAACTGAAAAAAGAGGTCTGCTACTTTGTTATCAATATTAGCCGGTGCATCGAGCACCGTTCTATTCATACCAGCTTTCGCCAGTCTAAATTTCTTCTATTGCTTGCCGTTCCATCCCTAACAGCCACATTCATGGCCGTCGCGGCATACTCTTGGGTGGGGCTTCTCAGCCTGTTTCCAACCTGGCTTCTCAATTCCCCGCCTTACCGCTTGATGCAACGCTCTAACTCCCTCACATCCCGCGTTACATGCTCTCCACAGCCCCCTCTGCCGCCCAAAACAACACAAAAAATCAAGGCGCTACTATTAATAGTAAATTTCCGTGGAGCGAAAAGAATAACCGCTTTACGCCCCCCGTCAAGTTTAAGGCCTACTCACGCCCCATCCATGCCCCTAAATCACGTTAAACTCGGCACAATATGACAAATATATCGACTGCCGCACCCTTCTCCTCAATCATCGTCTCCCCCAATCCGCCCTCATATCACTCTCCAAAGCCCCAAATGCACTCAACCTGGTGGCCCCACAATCAAATCCCAATCTCCGACTGATCAATAACTTACCGGTATTCGACGTATTTAGGGGTTTGCCCGAAATATTAGCAGTGGTTCGCCTATCTTCCACTCGAAAAGCTAAAAATCTTCATCATTTACATATTTAAAACATTTTTTACGACATAGTCCGCTCCACTTAGCTCGAAAAGTTAATTGTACGAGTTTATGTCAGTAACATTAGTCACGTAAGTGCTTACAGTTTGAAGATTTGTTTGCCACAATATCTCGTTGAACCAATGACCCAGAGATGAGCCAATCGACTACCTCCAGCATCACATCAATGCTATCACCATCGCATCCGCCCGAACCGTCTTCACCAAAGCCGGTTTCAAGGTTTTTCACGTTGAGCCGGCACCTGGCAAGCTGGCGACCATCCCCAAAGACGCCCACAAAACCTACGACGACGTTTTTGCCGACCGCCTAGGCAACTTCATCATTACCGTCTCAATCCTCGCCATGATCGCCGTCACCATCGGTCACCTGATTGCTTACTCAAACGCCCCGCACAACGGTAATGCAATCTTTGCCAGTTTTATTTTACTTCTCATCCTCAGCTTCACCTCCGCTGTTTTTGGCTTCGCCCTCAAATACCTCATCCGCCTCTGCAAAGCTCAAGAAACCATCGCCAGTTTACTCATCAACAAAAAGAGCGGTCAGCCTTGCAGCTAACCGCTCAATCCCACACCTAAATTCTATCCCCTATACCTGTCGCGATCCGATCATCCACGCTTGCGGCCGAGAATCGCCAATCCGCCCAATCCCAGTAGCATGATGCTCGCAGGCTCCGGCACAACAACCAACGATTGGATATCAAATCCCAAGCCACCTTCAGCAAATCCACTGCCATCGCTATACATATTGCCGCTGTAGCTATTAATTTTGGTGTCGCGTTCAGCCGTATCCACGAACGTCGGCAGCTTTCCATCAATCAGCGTATTCGGATCAAACGTGCCCGGCCCGCTTGCACCAGTTCCCACATTAAACAAATCCGGCGCCGCCGCAGGTGGCAGCCAATCAATTTTCGTAATGTCAAAATTGAATGAAGGCGGGTTTACAGGATCCGCATAAGGAACCGCGTCTACAAACGAAATGTTCTGACTACCATAGTCTGCTCGATCCCACAACTGCATCGTCGCTTCGACATTCGTATACAACACTGCATCTCCGCTCGTTGTATGCAGAATGACTTCATCGAAAATGACACCCGAATAATCCGTTTGTGAACCGTCTTGCCATTCCCCGTTATCCGTCATCGCCAAGCTGTCGGTTAACGTGAACACAACCGTGGCGCCTGTTACCGTGTTGTAATCAAACCCGTCTGCCGCA contains these protein-coding regions:
- a CDS encoding MotA/TolQ/ExbB proton channel family protein translates to MQDHHTETIDSSRQTNEEGMKLSSFYMGGLLMLAVMVWGMSAAGDIGAWIYIPEMIIVGGLTVGGLWMTCGLGVVIRGIKAVLIGKRFSNNAEFVASVRVMDRGRNIAWIAGIFSFITGLIAILRDLRDPSTIGMGMATAMLGILYAVILAELIFAPCGRFLITRNEHLAGEKLKHEPWMAKMAILVIGMSFINMAASLMAFGEI
- a CDS encoding LysE family translocator yields the protein MVTWEKLVLFIGVTAVLAVTPGPDVIYVLTRGMAQGTKAALAAAFGFATGSLAHTAFAIVGISAILQASAVAFMVIKLVGAGYLIYLGLRALFDKSHFDISGKLEGKQIKQIYKQSVIANILNPKVAIFYLSFLPQFINQDSRAWTQLLELGAVFMVMTILVFGVIGVFAAKLGEQLKKNDKIAGSIRYVSGSVLCLLGIGLAIHDR
- a CDS encoding zinc ribbon domain-containing protein gives rise to the protein MSEETNNNDREYWESDDPNADVYVEEMGENAELACPGCFTQNPKENHFCEQCGKPLTGIASSDPFGQIFSEGYAYRSATERTSEKGSSIVLIGMWLIFGPSVLITGLGSIYTLYIGFFGVIEYNSQFDSHHAVYSTGIADNILLSILQATVLALLAMLLGTLLYKTTKAQTKN
- a CDS encoding SDR family NAD(P)-dependent oxidoreductase encodes the protein MKNAIVIGASSGIGEGFVRKLVREGYRVGMTGRRTVEMKRIRDEVGEDNALIREMDVTKTEEARKIFKSLTNEMAKDGGIVDMVVISAGVGKNNSMADWEISEWTNGVNVVGFTAIADAAIELFQKQKKGSLVGLSSIAGIKGIGDAPVYSASKGYERLYLEAAKQYFMKHRLDVNVTAVLPGFVDTELVKDNDRMFWVQPVEKAVDQAYAGIIKGKFYVVVTKRWRLMAWIMRALPRWVWFRAC
- a CDS encoding aldo/keto reductase codes for the protein MRRRRLGRTDLEVSILGLGGVTICERPQEEVNEEVRWAYDQGIRYFDVAPQYMNSQELMGPALKPFRNEVVLACKTLERTADNANRELDDSLNKLCTDHFDLYQLHAMTTEEDYKLAMGKGGAIEALMNAKKAGKIRYAGFSAHNEEIALKLIASGLFDSMLVPLNFVSYEAGFGPRMLAAANEKGMGILALKSMAKTKLIGERTHSKCWYEPEDREEAIGLLLRYTLNLPGIAAAIPPGDAKLMRIGVEQAAKNCEPLHDEELTKLKDFYCTVEPLFPLEG
- the fusA gene encoding elongation factor G, with product MSTATAAPKGKLGRLDMTRNFGICAHIDAGKTTVSERILYYTGKNYKIGEVHEGTATMDHLEDEQQRGITIQSAATTCPWEFNNTTYTLNLIDTPGHVDFTMEVERSMRVLDGAVVVFDGKEGVEAQSETVWRQADRYGVPRVCFINKMDKMGADFEFSYGTLIERLGAPVIPVQYPIGASNDHVGVIDLMEMRAYYFSKEDMGSTVTEEDIPAELKDKANEWHHKMVESIAELDDALTEKFLMEEEISVDELKAALRKGTLAQEAHPVFCGSALQNIGVQKLIDGVIEYLPNPTEVPETQGTDVKDAEKKLSRPHSEDAPFSALVFKIVNDAHGDLTYVRVYSGVLQKGTRVLNSNNGKKEIVSRIFEMHSKERIAREDAKAGEIVAVVGLKTSYTGETLCDANDPIVLDRMEFPDPVISMSIEPASAGDKEKLSSALATIRREDPSFQFHYDDETGETIIAGMGELHLEIINVKLTRDLKIGVNVGQPRVAYRETINGTAQARGIHKKQSGGRGQFGDATIIVSPITEEEAKEQDLLYKDGIAYQDSITGGSIPREYIPSVGVGARATALGGVLAGYPLIGCKVEVIDGKYHDVDSSQLAFEMAGSIGFKEATRKAGLQLLEPVMKVSVTTPDEFLGNVTGDLNRRRAIIADTEQRGNTRIVTAEAPLSEMFGYSNSLRGMSQGRASYSMEPLDYRPVPDSIAKEIVEGENK
- a CDS encoding PEP-CTERM sorting domain-containing protein, whose translation is MKFHTTIALGLVAMGLAGICEAATTYRAEMVTNYADDRDAADGFDYNTVTGATVVFTLTDSLAMTDNGEWQDGSQTDYSGVIFDEVILHTTSGDAVLYTNVEATMQLWDRADYGSQNISFVDAVPYADPVNPPSFNFDITKIDWLPPAAAPDLFNVGTGASGPGTFDPNTLIDGKLPTFVDTAERDTKINSYSGNMYSDGSGFAEGGLGFDIQSLVVVPEPASIMLLGLGGLAILGRKRG